The sequence AATTTTCAGTTATACATATTGATACTATTGTAGATAATAGAGTTATAGAACATTGGGGTCAAGCTGATGTTTTTGGAATGATACAGCAGTTGGGTTTTGCTAAAAGTCTTTAATAAGTATTGAATAATTAGGGAGCAGGATGCTCCGACTACAGAACGAGTTAATAATTAAATATTAGGAGAATAATTTCATGAATTATATTCTTCCCGGTGCCCCTTGGTTAGTTGCTCACCGTTCGATGTTATGTATCGATAAGCCTTATAAAATTACGCTCAATAACTGCGATTATGTCATTTGGCAAAATGCAAAAGGTGAAATTTATGCTTTAGAAAATGTATGTCCGCATATGCAAGCTCCTCTATCTAATGGTTGGATTTGCAAGGAACATAACTCGATTACTTGTCCGTTTCACGCGCTGGAATTTGATGGTAAAGGTAGACTTATTAAGGATGGAGAGGTAAAAGGAGAACCGATTGCAAAAAGCTTGAATTTAATTATTCAAGATGACTTAATTTGGACTTATGGTAATTTTGAGCCTCGTTTACCTATTCCTAGTTTGATTTCTGAGAAAACCAAGGGATTAAGTTTTTTAGGCATTGCAGGTGATACGACTATTCAAGCTGAATTTTTGCAGTGCATTAAGGTTAACTATGATTTTAACCACCAGAATGGAGTTCATCACGATACTTTTAGAATTAAAGATAATCCAGTAGAAAGTTTTGAAAAGGATGGTTATTACGCTAAAGTTGTGCAAACCTTTCTCCGGGAAGACAATACAATGCAGGAACTCTTCCAGAATCCATCATTAATGACTTTTCCGAAAAAGATTAAAAATCAGTTAGTTTATAATTTCCCATCAACTACTTTATTTAAAGCTGAAGTTCCCCTCGGAGAAATTCTACAATTCTTTATTCTTTACCCAGAAACAGAAAATCAAACCCGGACATTTGTACTTTTATATGCGAATTGGCGGAATCCTATAATTAATGTACCCGGATTCGGAGATTTAATTAAACGTTCGCTCTTACAGTCAACGGCTAAAATTGTTGAACAAGATAGCAAAGCTGTTGAAAGTTTATATCCGCAGCAAAAGCCGAAAATTCGATTACCAAAAGAAGAAATTATGTCTTATGTTGAGGGGCTTTATCATGAGTGGTGATTAAGTAAAGTTTAAAAGTTTAATTAGGAAACCCGATTTTTTAAATAACTGGGTTTTTCGTATAAAATCGATAACTAATAAGATGGAAATAAATCAAACCACTGCATCAAAATTAGTAGAATTAGTTTTAAACTGCGTCGATTGCGAATATCCTCACAGTAATATCTATTGGCTGAATAGCGATGAAGACGTAAAACCACCCCGAGAATTGACTCCTGCTTTTTACGGTTGTTTAGATTGGCATTCTTCGGTACATGGGCACTGGTTACTTGCGCGTTTAGCTCGCGGTTTTCCAGAAGCAGCTTTTAGTTTGTCAGCAAAGCAAGCTTTAGAAAAAAGTTTAACTTCCGAAAATATTGAGGGAGAGGTGTCATATTTGAAGCATCACCCTCGTTTTGAAATTCCTTATGGTGTCGCTTGGTTATTGCAGCTTGTCGCCGAGCTTCGTGAATGGGATGATGTTTGTGCGAAGCAATGTTTGATGGCGTTGCAACCATTAGAAATACAGATTGCCGAAAACTTATACCATTGGCTGAAAAAGTTGATCGTTCCCAATCGCACTGGGATGCATAAGCAAACGGCTTTTGGATTGGGTTTGATTTTCGACTGGGCGCAAACCACAAAAAATACTGACTTTATTCATTTAATTGAGGATAAAGTAAAACAGTTTTATTTCCAGGATAGAAATCATTCTTTAAGATTTGAACCCTTGGGACACGATTTTCTTTCACCCTGTCTTGCTGAAGCTGATTTGATACGAAGAACACTTACAAAAAATGCTTTTGCTGACTGGTTAACTAATTTTCTTCCAGATATACCAATTGATAATACAAGTTGGTTAAACCCCGTTGAGGTTAATGATGCTGAAGATTATATGCAAGCTCACTTCTACGGACTAAATTTGAGTCGAGCTTGGATGATAGAAGGAATAATTTCTGGATTACCTAATGGCGATCGCCGCATTAAAACACTTATAAATACTGCTGCTGTTCATCGTCAACTTGGATTAGCAAATGCCGTCAGCGAACATTATGCTGGTAGCCATTGGCTAGGAACTTTTGCTGTTTATCTAGCAACTTCTCGTGGTTTGGTTTCTTGATTGAGAGTTTACGCAGGTAAAGTACTAAGGATTTGATAATTTTTGATTACCAATTACCAATTACCAATTTTGAGTAATAAAACATAAAAAAACAGGACTTAACTAACCTTAAGTCCTGTTTCGGGTAATAATTCGACTCAACACACTTGAGCGAAATTTGAATTTTCTACTGAGGATTAGTACCTTCAGGAGCAGCACCTTCGGGAGCAACAGGAATAGCACCTTCAGCACCAGGAACAGCACCTTCAACATTTGCTTCTACGTTTACCCCTTTCACGCCTTTAACTCCTTTAGTTAAAGGTTCAACTTGTTGAAGTTCTTCTTGAGAAGAAACTGTACCGCCAACGGTAACAACTCCTTCTTGCTCTTTAACTTCTAAGTTGCTAGCTGGTAAATTTTCTTTTAGCTTTTTACTAACTTCTTTTGATAAATCGCTTGTTAACGCATCTGCTCCTTCACTTACAGCAGCTGGATCTTTAGGTGCGGTTTCCGCTCCGGGAACAGATCCAGATTGACCTAAAGGTTGATTTAAACCTTCTGTTTCACTAGCTTCTCTTGCTGAAGGTTGTAAAGCCTCATTAGTAGCACTGGGATTTTCTGAACCAGTGTTAGCGGCTTCTTCACCACAACCAACTGCACCTGTAACCAAAATACCGCTAATGAGAAGAGGAATAAAATTTTTCATTTGAATCTCCTTATAGATCCTTCAAAGCAATTAAATTAATCGGTGTGTTGTGTTGAGGAGCGACTGTTTAAAAACAATCGAAGATGAGTTTGAGTAAGCACCACTTGAGGTACTAAATTTGACGAAAACTAAAGATAGCATTACCTCTTATAAGAAGCACTTTCTTTGAATTTCCATAACCAACCACTAGATATATACGACACAACAATACGAAATTGCATTTTTAAAATCTGACACGTTTGCCAATAACTTTCAAATGCTTACATGTAATGTCGCCGGACAGCAGCTATTTGATGTTAGCAAATTTGTGAAAGTTAGCCACTTTTTTTTCAAGTTGCTGTTAGTTTATTAAATCTAATTGAGAATCAAACTTTAAAACAGCTTGCACAACTTAAATGCAGCAAATTCATCTATCTTTACACTGAAGTAACTTTTTGCAACTTTTTTTGCCTGCAATTAAGTGTTAACGCCCTACGCGAAGTCAAAAGCAATACAAGTGTATATGAAAGCTTAATAAATGATTGCACTAATCATTAATAATTAACAACTGATTGCTGCTTCAGTCTCAACAAAAAAATACCCTATTCCTGAAATTTAGTTATTTAGGAGTATTCATGTGGTAAAAAACAATCCTAATCTCACCCTTTACACTCTTGACAGTTTTAAGATGTTTTTATAAGCAAATTATTAAATTATTAATTCTGGAATAGTGAAGAGAAAACTAATAAGAGAATCATAAATACATTCTTATAAGACACGCTTTTCATCAAGGCAGTTCCTATCGAATAGTTTTATAAATTAAACCAAAATTATATTAGACATTAAGCTACGTAATATATGATGCATCTATCTGTAGAAAAGAAATTTTATAGAATATAAAAAAATAATTAAAAAGTTTGGTATCTAATTAGGAATGGCCGCAACTGGCACATTTATGCTGTAGGGTGCTTGTACACAGATTAATTGTTAAGGGAATAATAAAGCAATGAGTGTACGGCACCATCCGAGTTGTGTGACGCGCAGCCTTAGTCCTGCTAATATTTATGACTTACGCAACTAGCAGATCGCGTTCGCTCGCACGGTTACGCCGAATGCAATCGTCTTATTACAGTTGCGTAGCGCTTAAAAACAGTTTGCTTCTCAGGTTAAGGTAAGAAATAGGCTTTGGAGGCAAAGCCTCCATCTACTACCGATGCAAGATTTGACATCCTCGCCGCCCTGTAAGTGCAGCGATTCCCATCTATTCAAACAATTCGATTCAGCGAACAAATTTGATTAAAAAGCAGACTCGCGATGGTCAATAATTACAACTTTAGAATCCTTGCCCGCTATTGGCTTCGGATTTTGCTCAATATTATTAGTATCGGGGGCAGAATTTATATAGTCAGAATCATTGGCTGCGGAATTAGGAGCATCGTAAATTTCAAATTCTTCAATCCCGTGATTTTTTACAATTACCTCAGCACTACTAATAGAAGCTTCACTGCCATCTAAAATTAATAGATAATCACCGCGCTCAATTCGTTGATTGTATATTTTCGCTCGTTCTTCAGGAATTCCCAAACTCACCAGCGCGCCTAATAAGCCACCAGCAGCGGCACCAATGCTAGCACCAGCCACAGTTGTAATCAAAGTTGTAGCAATTTCACCAGCAAGCAATATTGCACCAACACCCGGAACAGCCAAACTACCCAAGCCCACAAGTAAACCTGTTATACCTGCAAAAACTCCACCTGTAACGGCTCCGGTAGTAGCAACTTCATCAGTTTTGTTGGCAAGCTGTTCCTTAGTCTCTATACCACCAACTTCACCATCGCCATCACTATTTCTAGCAATTACAGAAGCTTTATTCATATCGAAACCAGCATCCTTAAGCTCTTGGAGTGCATCTTCAATATTCTTGCGGCTCGAAAATGTTCCAACAGCACGCTTATGTTCGCCCAAACTCATTTAAAATCTCCGTTTAGCAATTTAATATAGTTAGTAGTTCGCCACAATCAGTCATAATCAAAGTTAGACCTACGTGTCCTACTAATGTTCTTGCTTAATAAACTTAAATTGCAATCAATCTCTAGTTAACATGTGCATTTATCTTGAGGAGGAAATTAGGGAGTAGGAAGTAGCGAGTGTTAATTTGAGGCGTGTTTGTAAACAGGACTTACGTAATTGTCATCAGGTTTTGGTTGGTGCGTGACAGGAAAACCTTATTATTGCGTTAGAAATCAAGCGGACTGTCACAGCACCCTACAAGCAAAATGTTCCAGTTGCATAAGTCCTAGTAAATAAGCGTGTTTGTAACTGAAAACGGAAATCGCCCCTATAGTTGTTCGGTTCTACTCCTTTCGTTAGAAGACACATTTTAGGTAAGCTCATATGTAGTGAGTCACCAGTTTCTGAAGCTGTTAGTCGCTTTGAAATAAAGGGGTGAAACCTTGTGTATGAGTATAAGTGGATTTTGCCGAGTTTAAAGGAAATTTTAGTTTCAAGTGGAGCATCACTAGCTGAATGTTCGTTGCATAAAGCACGACAACAATGGCGTACAGCTGCTTCTGCTGCTCAAGAACTGCTGTTAAATTCTTTATCTGTAGTTACACCTGTCACGAATCAGGGATTAGTTTTGGCTGCGCCTGCACCTGTATTGTGCGAGTCAACGCTCTTGGAGTGTTTGCGGACTGTAACTTTTACGGCAAAGCCATTTAACCCTTTGGCTTTGATGCCCTTTCAAATGTCTGACAGCAGCGAAGCAGCACAGAAAAATATTTCCGATGAGTCAGTGTTACCTTTGCTGAGGGTAGATCCATTGGCGAAGGAGCAGTTTTGCTTAATTTTTACTAAAAAGTTTTCATTAATATTAGTTTTAGCCGAAGAAAGTAATGATAAAAGTAAGTTTTTATTTTCTTTCGATCCAGAAGTAATTAGTCAAGCATGGCAGGCTCTCGCGGGCAGGGTAATGCTAACTAATCCCGATTTATTTGTGGAGTTGGATAATTTAGTACAGGAATATTATCCGGTTGCACCTGATTATCGATTAGTTATGCAGTTCAGTCAATTGTTGCTGGCGAAGTATCCGGAAACTGAAGATAGAGGAACAAAGTTGCATGGTAAAGGAGCGGGAGAATTTAAAAGCAAGGTTGAAGAATCACATTGCTCTAGCTACTCTACTGCTACCTCAACAAAACCCTCATCTCGCTCGGATGTTGAGTTATTGCAGGCTTTCGCTCATGAAGTGCGTACTCCTTTAACAACAATTCGTACTACTACCCGTTTGTTATTGAAGCAAAAAGATTTGCCTGCTAATGTTACTAAAAGATTGCAATCTATAGATCGCGAATGTACCGAGCAGATCGACAGAATGGAGCTGTTGTTTAGGGCTGCGGAATTAGAAACATCTTCTTCCCAAAACCCTTCTAATTCTCAACTAACGTCGATGTGCTTGGAGCAAATGTTGCAGCAAAGTATTCCTCGCTGGCGGCAAGCTGCAAATCGAAGAAATTTAACCTTGGATGTACTTGTGCCGCAGCAATTACCGGCGGTGGTAACTAACCCAGGTATGCTTGATAGAGTCCTTACAGGCTTGATGGAAAACTTTACACGTAATTTACCCGCAGGTAGTAATATTCAAGTTCGAGTAATTCAAGCTGGCGATCAATTAAAGCTGCAATTGCTGCCAAATTCTTCGCAAGATATAAAACAAGCGCAATGTTCTAATACGCCACCCATTCGCAAAGCAATTGGTCAACTTCTAATGTTCCAGCCGGAAACCGGTACAATAAGCCTGAATTTAGCTGCTACGAAGCATTTATTTCAAGCTATCGGCGGCAAGTTGATTGTACGCGAACGTCCTCAACATGGTGAAATTTTGACGATTTATCTGCCTTTAGAAGGAGTAAATAATTCAAATTCTTGCTTTGATAAATTTGAGCAATATGGATTGAAAAAGCTCAAAGAGCAAAGGTTAAAAGTCAAGGGTTAAAGGATTTTGGATTGCGAGTAGGAAGCTAGGATTATCAAGTAGCAAGTGATGAGTAAATTATTCTTCATCTTGTCTCCGACTCTCCTTATTCCCCCTGTCACTGGGAGACGCTAGGCAAAAGTACTTTAAAGCTAGAGCCTTCACCCGGCATGGAAGAGACGGATATGCTTCCTCCACAACGTTGGAGTAACTTTTCTACAATAGTTAAACCTAAACCAGCGCTTCCTGTTTCTTCGTTAACAACTGGGCGCACCTTGTAAAAGCGATTAAATATTTTAGAAATTTCATTTTCTGGAATACCTATACCGGTATCGCGGAATTCTAACTGCACGTAATTTGGCTGAATCCGAGTTCTTACCCAAACTTGACCGCCGTTTGGCGTAAATTTTATACAATTAGATAGAAGATTAATTACTATTTGCCTTAATCCACCGCTAACGCACCAAACATATGGTAGGTCGTTTGGTACGGTATACGCGAGCATGATGCCTCTTTCCTGTGCCAAAGGTTGGTAAGTGCTAACAACACCTGGTACAACCTCAGACAAACATACAGGTTCTAGAGAAGTGGATTCCAAATTACGTTCCAACTCTACCAAATCCATTACACCAGTCATCAAATAATTTTGGCGATCGCACTCTCGTTTAATCATGTCCAAGTAACGCTGTCGCTGGGTAGTTTTGATACTAGGAGAATTTAATAAGGAAAGTGCAGTTTTTATGTGTGTTAGGGGTGAAAGTAATTCTTGACACACATTTCTGAGATATTCGTCCTTTGCTTGTAACTTTGTCTGGAGTGTTTTGTTTTGTTCTTTAAAACTACTGAAACGGCTTTTATATTTTCGGGAATTTATTTGCTCTTGTCTTTTAATTTGTGCCAGAAATAATTGGCTAGTTAAAGCAGATTTTGGTTCTTGAGGATAACTAAATTCAGGTGTTGCTAAAAATTCTTCTGAGTTACTTATGTTTTTGATCGCATTTAATACTTGCTCAATTACTTTACCGTCAAAAGTCTGGACAGTTACCAGCGACGGAATATGATGATTACTTTTGCGATCTAAAATCTGCTTTTTAACTTTCCTGAGGGGACGATGTGCCAAAAGCAAGCTGCAAAATTGAGCAGATAAAACAATAAAAAAATATTCTCGTTCAATTTGGCGATTCTCAGCAATCATTTGTATCAAATTATGCTTTGAACCGGAGTCAGAAGCCGAATCATTGCCAATGGATGCCAGCGTATTTGAGTTAACCTCTGTGTTTATTTCTCCAGCCTTAGCTAGTTGGCAATTATAGATAAGCGGATTATCAAAATGCTGCCGATACCGCTTTAATTGCGAGTTAAAAATATCTAACGGAGGAAATTTAGCCACAACAGTAGCTGAAATTTCTTGCTCAATGAGTAAATCAATTTGCGACTTCACCATAGACAGCAAAGTTGTACAACTAAGATTTAAAGGTTTTGGAGGCAATTGCACTTTCATTGCCGACTGATAAATAGATAAGTTCTGAGGTGGAGATAAATTCATAACAACTAGAGAAAACAAAAGAAGGAAAACCTAAGAAGTATCTAGCAATAAATAATACTTTCTTAGATTCTCCCCCCTAAGTGTGATTTTTTTACAAAAAGATAGAAAATTAAAAATTAAAAAATTAAAAATTGGGCATTGGGAATTGGGTAATGGGTAATTGGGCATTGCTAATTGGGCATTGAAAATTAAGTTAGGAGTTAGGAATTTAATATGTAGTAGGAGCGTGTTAAGTTCCCTACTAAAAATAAAGTTGCGAAATTTAATTTTCTTCCCATCACCCATGCCCCATTACCCATTACCAATTACCCATTACCCATTACCCATTCTTCATCCTTTCCTCTAAAGCTTCTCGGGCGTGTTCTCTATCGTCAAAATGTATTTTTTCAGTACCAAGGATTTGATAATCTTCATGTCCTTTACCGGCTAATAGTATTCCGTCTCCGGATTCTGCTTCCATAATTGCAGTACGGATAGCGCTAGCTCTATCGCCAATCACCATTGGCTGCACTGTATCGGGAATTCCGGTTAAAACATCTTGTAAAATGGCTTCTGGATCTTCAGTGCGGGGATTATCGGAAGTGACTACGGCTAAATCGGCTAAATGAGCGGCGATTTTACCCATTTTGGGACGCTTGGTTTTGTCTCTATCTCCACCACAGCCAAATACGCAAATCATTTTACCCGGAATAAATGGGCGCGATGCTTTTAATAAATTTTCCAAACTATCGGGAGTGTGAGCATAATCTACAATTACGCTGACATCTTGGTTTGAGCTAATTTGGACTCTCTCCATACGTCCGGGAACTCCCTCAAATTTGGGTATCGCCGACGCTATTAATTGTAAATCTACACCGAAGTGTAAAACGGCTCCTACAGCCGCTAATAGATTTTCTAGATTAAATTGTCCTACAAGAGGCGATCTAAAAGCTACTTCACCTTCTGGAGTATGTAAGGTGCCGTTGACTCCATTAGGTTCGTAACTCAACTCGCTCATGTATAAGTCAGCAGTGGAATCATTGACGCTGTAACTCCATACCTTGCGCTCACTTAAAGATTTTATTAACCGCTTACCATAAACGTCATCGGCGTTAATTATTGCCCTGCCGGTAAGATAATCAGAACCAAATAGTAAGCTCTTAGCAGCAAAATAATCTTCCATATCCTTGTGGTAATCAAGGTGATCTTGAGTCAAGTTGGTAAATACACCAACATCAAATTTGCAACCCAAAACCCTTCCTTGTGCCAAAGCATGGGAACTTACTTCCATAGTTCCATACTCATTACCAGCATCGAGAGCGGCTTTCAACTGTTTTTGTAACTCAACTGCAAACGGAGTAGTGTAAGCAGCAGTTTGAACAAACCCCTTCCAACGAGTATACAAAGTTCCCATCAAAGCAGCATCTAATTCAGCTTGCCCCAGAAAATATTCAATTAAATGGCTGGTAGTGGTTTTACCGTTAGTTCCAGTTACCCCAATTAACTTTAACTTGTGTCCGGGATAATCGTAAAAAGCCGCAGCTAGCTGAGCGCAAGCTTTTGTCATATCAGCCGCCACGATAACCAAAGGAGAATTTCCATCAACTCCTTCTTGATAAGGAGGAGCAAGGGGAGGATACTTTTGGGCAGCTTGAGGAGAAATTACAGCAGCGATCGCACCAGCTTTAATCGCGCTTTCCCAAAAATCTCCGCCATCAACTCGCGTACCCGGCATTCCAATAAATACATCCCCAACATTGGTAGCATGGGAATTTGTTGTCA comes from Rivularia sp. PCC 7116 and encodes:
- a CDS encoding Rieske 2Fe-2S domain-containing protein, with the translated sequence MNYILPGAPWLVAHRSMLCIDKPYKITLNNCDYVIWQNAKGEIYALENVCPHMQAPLSNGWICKEHNSITCPFHALEFDGKGRLIKDGEVKGEPIAKSLNLIIQDDLIWTYGNFEPRLPIPSLISEKTKGLSFLGIAGDTTIQAEFLQCIKVNYDFNHQNGVHHDTFRIKDNPVESFEKDGYYAKVVQTFLREDNTMQELFQNPSLMTFPKKIKNQLVYNFPSTTLFKAEVPLGEILQFFILYPETENQTRTFVLLYANWRNPIINVPGFGDLIKRSLLQSTAKIVEQDSKAVESLYPQQKPKIRLPKEEIMSYVEGLYHEW
- a CDS encoding DUF2891 domain-containing protein; amino-acid sequence: MEINQTTASKLVELVLNCVDCEYPHSNIYWLNSDEDVKPPRELTPAFYGCLDWHSSVHGHWLLARLARGFPEAAFSLSAKQALEKSLTSENIEGEVSYLKHHPRFEIPYGVAWLLQLVAELREWDDVCAKQCLMALQPLEIQIAENLYHWLKKLIVPNRTGMHKQTAFGLGLIFDWAQTTKNTDFIHLIEDKVKQFYFQDRNHSLRFEPLGHDFLSPCLAEADLIRRTLTKNAFADWLTNFLPDIPIDNTSWLNPVEVNDAEDYMQAHFYGLNLSRAWMIEGIISGLPNGDRRIKTLINTAAVHRQLGLANAVSEHYAGSHWLGTFAVYLATSRGLVS
- a CDS encoding BON domain-containing protein; the encoded protein is MKNFIPLLISGILVTGAVGCGEEAANTGSENPSATNEALQPSAREASETEGLNQPLGQSGSVPGAETAPKDPAAVSEGADALTSDLSKEVSKKLKENLPASNLEVKEQEGVVTVGGTVSSQEELQQVEPLTKGVKGVKGVNVEANVEGAVPGAEGAIPVAPEGAAPEGTNPQ
- a CDS encoding histidine kinase dimerization/phospho-acceptor domain-containing protein; its protein translation is MYEYKWILPSLKEILVSSGASLAECSLHKARQQWRTAASAAQELLLNSLSVVTPVTNQGLVLAAPAPVLCESTLLECLRTVTFTAKPFNPLALMPFQMSDSSEAAQKNISDESVLPLLRVDPLAKEQFCLIFTKKFSLILVLAEESNDKSKFLFSFDPEVISQAWQALAGRVMLTNPDLFVELDNLVQEYYPVAPDYRLVMQFSQLLLAKYPETEDRGTKLHGKGAGEFKSKVEESHCSSYSTATSTKPSSRSDVELLQAFAHEVRTPLTTIRTTTRLLLKQKDLPANVTKRLQSIDRECTEQIDRMELLFRAAELETSSSQNPSNSQLTSMCLEQMLQQSIPRWRQAANRRNLTLDVLVPQQLPAVVTNPGMLDRVLTGLMENFTRNLPAGSNIQVRVIQAGDQLKLQLLPNSSQDIKQAQCSNTPPIRKAIGQLLMFQPETGTISLNLAATKHLFQAIGGKLIVRERPQHGEILTIYLPLEGVNNSNSCFDKFEQYGLKKLKEQRLKVKG
- a CDS encoding DICT sensory domain-containing protein, producing the protein MNLSPPQNLSIYQSAMKVQLPPKPLNLSCTTLLSMVKSQIDLLIEQEISATVVAKFPPLDIFNSQLKRYRQHFDNPLIYNCQLAKAGEINTEVNSNTLASIGNDSASDSGSKHNLIQMIAENRQIEREYFFIVLSAQFCSLLLAHRPLRKVKKQILDRKSNHHIPSLVTVQTFDGKVIEQVLNAIKNISNSEEFLATPEFSYPQEPKSALTSQLFLAQIKRQEQINSRKYKSRFSSFKEQNKTLQTKLQAKDEYLRNVCQELLSPLTHIKTALSLLNSPSIKTTQRQRYLDMIKRECDRQNYLMTGVMDLVELERNLESTSLEPVCLSEVVPGVVSTYQPLAQERGIMLAYTVPNDLPYVWCVSGGLRQIVINLLSNCIKFTPNGGQVWVRTRIQPNYVQLEFRDTGIGIPENEISKIFNRFYKVRPVVNEETGSAGLGLTIVEKLLQRCGGSISVSSMPGEGSSFKVLLPSVSQ
- a CDS encoding UDP-N-acetylmuramoyl-L-alanyl-D-glutamate--2,6-diaminopimelate ligase; this translates as MKLRELLGAIDSLSQLPQHPAMDAEVKGLTTNSHATNVGDVFIGMPGTRVDGGDFWESAIKAGAIAAVISPQAAQKYPPLAPPYQEGVDGNSPLVIVAADMTKACAQLAAAFYDYPGHKLKLIGVTGTNGKTTTSHLIEYFLGQAELDAALMGTLYTRWKGFVQTAAYTTPFAVELQKQLKAALDAGNEYGTMEVSSHALAQGRVLGCKFDVGVFTNLTQDHLDYHKDMEDYFAAKSLLFGSDYLTGRAIINADDVYGKRLIKSLSERKVWSYSVNDSTADLYMSELSYEPNGVNGTLHTPEGEVAFRSPLVGQFNLENLLAAVGAVLHFGVDLQLIASAIPKFEGVPGRMERVQISSNQDVSVIVDYAHTPDSLENLLKASRPFIPGKMICVFGCGGDRDKTKRPKMGKIAAHLADLAVVTSDNPRTEDPEAILQDVLTGIPDTVQPMVIGDRASAIRTAIMEAESGDGILLAGKGHEDYQILGTEKIHFDDREHAREALEERMKNG